A single Gasterosteus aculeatus chromosome 2, fGasAcu3.hap1.1, whole genome shotgun sequence DNA region contains:
- the cacna1fa gene encoding voltage-dependent L-type calcium channel subunit alpha-1D isoform X1, whose translation MEAKKDALPGGDGGKSDTLGSGGSARKRGGGAKKAMQANKSALRAPRALCCLTLSNPIRMAALALVEWKPFDIFILLAIFANCVAMGVTKPYPDDDSNASNHQLEQVEYVFLVIFTIETFTKILAYGLVMHPSAYIRSGWNLLDFVIVIVGLFSVMAEGMTDHKPGEAHHAAGKPGGLDVKALRAFRVLRPLRLVSGVPSLQIVLNSIMKAMVPLLHIGMLVMFVIIIYAIIGLELFIGRMHKTCYSSTTGLMIEDDPSPCAFAGSGRFCVGNGTECRGKWEGPNGGITNFDNVFFAMLTVFQCITMEGWTDVLYWMNDAIGFEIPWVYFVSLVIFGSFFIINLVLGVLSGEFSKEREKAVARGELQQAQESKQMEEDMIGYMDWLIEAEDVDEEGNKRAAIAKKKMMKKFGWYKHNEDGGAESDSDDDIAYLDDDSGFCASLMAKMMANSFCDQLCQLNHTLRKNCRVAAKTNNFYWLVLLLVFLNTVASASEHYGQPNWLTEMQERANKILLLLFTLEMLMKMYAFGLQIYFMALFNRFDCFVVCGGILETLLVELQFIPPIGISVLRCIRLLRIFKMTRHWAALSDLVNSLLNSMKAICSLLLLLFLFLIIFALLGMQLFGGKFNFDETQMKRSTFDSFPQALLTCFQILTGEDWNAVMYDGIMAYGGPIFPNMVVCIYFVILFVCGNYILLNVFLAIAVDNLAGGGGKTVVEEKKEDEDEWDEDNEKEDEDAANEEDEWQENEELRAIEGLEGVAPLKPEFSGPKEKIVPIPDGSSFFILGKKNCLRVACHNLIHHPYFTNFILIFIILSSISLAAEDPIKSHSFRNIVRMTTSICSLFTVKTITNSSLSDTQVLGYADYVFTSVFTVEIVLKMTVYGAFLHSGSFCRNAFNLLDLVVVGVSLMSFFLHSSAISVVKILRVLRVLRPLRAINRAKGLKNVVQCVFVAIRTIGNILIVTTLLQFMFACIGVQLFKGRFYSCTDEAKHDPVECRGTFVVYKDGDMNHPMVRERIWENSDFNFDNVLQGMLALFTVSTFEGWPQLLYRSVDANAINRGPIYNYRVEISIFFVIYIIIIAFFMMNIFVGFVIITFREQGEAEFKNCELNKNQRQCVYYALKAQPIKIYIPKDPSQLKFWRIINSSQFEYIMFVLILGNTLTLAVQHYEQSKGFTSIMDILNMIFTVVFTIEMIIKLLALRVHHYFIDPWNSFDALIVVGSVLDIAVSELSGGGGHGEGPGKGESGKVSITFFRLFRVLRLVKLLSKGEGIRTLLWTFVKSLQALPYVGLLIAMIFFIYAVIGMQTFGKVAIDDDTHINRNCNFQTFFMAVLVLFRCATGEQWQEIMLAALPGRRCDPEADTEPGEEFNCGSNLSYIYFISFFMLCAYLIINLFIAVIMDNFEYLTRDWTVLGTHHLDEFKRVWSDYDPEATGRIKHIDVVTMLRRIQPPLGFGKLCPHRVACKRLVAMNVPLHSDGTVTFSATLFALVRTSLKIKTEGWISFVYSESRSPSVLFCCCCFFPTYGICLSLSPAGPIDKQNEELKLIIKKLWKHTRPKLIDEVIPPPRGEEVTCGKFYASFLIQDYFKKYRKRKERERKSKRKDRAASLQLGLRTLQDLAPEMRLAMACDLEEEEGAEGEVTGDDLFDSGPGTSASVPLAGNSLSPINKLVEQITVLMENEFKKAEEEEEVVVVTEQVAGLQEHQRPWSELAGVRVVTEQPLRSEALPLREEPIDELPPPPPPPPPPPEIAPDVVEEPAAVAATAEEQVCCIEEDAAGGAPVDGYVHPEAVSPLPAEARYNELGLESGVSTGEMPYDNRDANGYANGYGNGYAGNGYDGGNMNGESVTESPAPYTSNGFDGNGYAGDMENGSIVSANGNGSAMNGNGRAFGGYTGNGYNGSENGTQFVRRRLLPLIPQGRKPSFNLQCLRPQSSVDNLPIPGTFRGAAPPLRSHIHNQRSLDSRPGSASSVSSASWVNATAAAGAGHLPGTMPASGRRGKLVYTPMILVDEATGNSQPLWSDGSASLPAGARAPGWYPGQTRTFTSMRMPPVGQGFVDKGSADSLVESILISEGLGVYARDPKFVSFAKREIAEACHMSLDDMESAATDLIARGASQSMARFEDELADEMNCVISY comes from the exons ATGCCCTCCCTGGGGGGGATGGAGGAAAATCAGACACCCTCGGGTCCGGTGGCTCGGccagaaaaagaggagggggggccaAGAAGGCAATGCAGGCGAACAAGTCCGCCCTCAGGGCCCCCCGAGCCCTCTGCTGCCTCACCCTCAGCAACCCCATCCGCATGGCAGCGCTGGCCCTCGTCGAGTGG AAGCCCTTCGATATTTTCATCCTGCTCGCCATTTTTGCCAACTGCGTGGCCATGGGTGTCACGAAGCCGTACCCAGATGACGACTCCAACGCCAGCAATCACCAGCTG GAACAAGTTGAGTACGTCTTCCTCGTCATCTTCACCATCGAGACCTTCACTAAAATTCTCGCCTACGGCTTGGTCATGCACCCCAGCGCCTACATACGCAGCGGATGGAACTTGCTTGACttcgtcatcgtcatcgtcgG GTTGTTCAGCGTGATGGCGGAGGGCATGACCGATCACAAGCCGGGGGAGGCCCACCACGCCGCGGGGAAGCCCGGAGGCCTGGACGTCAAAGCCCTCCGAGCGTTCAGGGTGCTGCGGCCCCTTCGCCTCGTGTCCGGAGTGCCAA GTTTACAAATCGTGTTGAACTCCATCATGAAAGCCATGGTGCCCCTCCTGCACATCGGCATGCTGGTCATGTTCGTCATCATCATCTACGCCATCATCGGCTTGGAGCTCTTTATCGGACGGATGCACAAGACGTGCTACTCCAGCACCACAG GTCTCATGATAGAAGATGACCCGTCGCCCTGCGCGTTCGCCGGCAGCGGGCGTTTCTGTGTCGGCAACGGGACCGAATGCCGCGGCAAGTGGGAAGGCCCGAACGGCGGCATCACAAATTTTGACAACGTCTTCTTCGCCATGCTGACGGTTTTCCAGTGCATCACTATGGAGGGTTGGACAGACGTCCTCTACTGG ATGAACGACGCCATCGGCTTTGAGATTCCGTGggtttactttgtttctctggTCATCTTCGGCTCCTTTTTCATCATCAACCTCGTGTTGGGTGTGTTGAGCGG AGAGTTCTCCAAGGAAAGAGAGAAGGCCGTCGCGCGTGGCGAGCTGCAGCAGGCGCAGGAGAGcaagcagatggaggaggacaTGATAGGCTACATGGACTGGCTCATAGAGGCCGAGGATGTGGACGAAGAAGGGAACAAAC GTGCTGCCATCgcgaagaagaagatgatgaagaagtTTGGCTGGTACAAACATAACGAGGACGGCGGAG CGGAGTCCGACTCGGATGACGACATAGCGTACCTCGATGATGACAGTGGCTTCTGTGCGTCCCTCAT GGCAAAGATGATGGCCAATAGCTTCTG TGACCAATTGTGCCAGCTGAATCACACACTCAGGAAGAACTGCCGCGTGGCCGCCAAGACCAACAACTTCTACTGGTTGGTGCTTCTGCTGGTGTTCCTCAACACGGTGGCCAGTGCCTCGGAGCACTACGGACAGCCGAACTGGCTGACGGAAATGCAAG AGCGAGCCAACAagatcctgctgctgctgttcactCTGGAGATGCTGATGAAGATGTACGCCTTCGGCCTGCAGATCTATTTCATGGCGCTGTTCAACCGCTTCGATTGCTTCGTGGTGTGCGGCGGCATCCTGGAAAcgctgctggtggagctgcagTTCATACCGCCCATCGGCATCTCCGTGCTGCGCTGCATCCGACTGCTCAGGATTTTCAAGATGACCCG gcaCTGGGCCGCTCTGTCCGACCTGGTCAACTCGCTGCTGAACTCCATGAAAGCCATCtgctccctcctgctgctgctcttcctcttcctcatcatcttcGCCTTGCTCGGAATGCAGTTATTCGGAGGGAAATTCAACTTTGACGAGACTCAGATGAAGAGAAGCACTTTCGACTCTTTCCCTCAGGCTCTGCTCACTTGTTTTCAG ATCCTCACCGGAGAGGACTGGAACGCTGTGATGTACGACGGCATCATGGCCTACGGGGGGCCCATCTTCCCCAACATGGTGGTGTGCATTTACTTCGTCATCCTCTTCGTCTGCGGTAACT ACATCCTGCTCAATGTCTTCTTGGCCATCGCTGTGGACAACTTGGCGGGAGGCGGCGGAAAGACCGTAGTGGA GGAGAAAAAGGAAGATGAAGACGAATGGGATGAGGATAATGAAAAAGAGGACGAAGATGCAGCG AACGAGGAGGACGAGTGGCAGGAAAACGAGGAGCTGAGGGCCATCGAGGGACTGGAGG GAGTCGCTCCCTTGAAGCCCGAGTTCTCAGGGCCCAAAGAGAAGATCGTCCCAATCCCCGACGGGAGCTCCTTCTTCATTCTGGGCAAGAAAAACTG TTTGCGAGTCGCCTGCCACAACCTCATCCATCACCCCTACTTCACCAacttcatcctcatcttcatcatcctcagCAGTATTTCCCTGGCTGCTGAGGATCCGATCAAATCCCACTCGTTCAGGAACATCGTAAGAATGACCACGTCCATCTGCTCATTATTCACCGTGAAGACGATTACTAACAGCAGCCTCTCTGACACTCAGGTGCTCGGCTATGCAGATTACGTTTTCACCTCCGTCTTCACGGTGGAGATCGTACTAAAG ATGACGGTCTACGGGGCGTTCCTGCACTCCGGCTCCTTCTGCAGGAACGCTTTCAACCTCCTGGACCTGGTGGTGGTCGGCGTGTCGCTcatgtctttctttctgca TTCAAGTGCGATTTCTGTGGTGAAGATTCTCAGAGTGCTGCGAGTGCTGCGGCCTCTTCGGGCCATCAACAGAGCCAAAGGACTGAAG AATGTGGTGCAGTGTGTGTTCGTGGCCATCCGCACCATCGGCAACATCCTGATCGTCACCACGCTGCTTCAGTTCATGTTTGCCTGTATCGGAGTGCAGCTCTTCAAG GGCAGGTTCTACAGCTGCACGGATGAAGCCAAACACGATCCCGTGGAGTGCAG GGGAACGTTTGTGGTCTACAAAGACGGGGACATGAACCACCCCATGGTGAGGGAGAGGATTTGGGAAAACAGTGATTTCAACTTTGACAACGTGCTGCAGGGCATGCTGGCTCTGTTCACCGTGTCCACATTCGAAGGATGGCCACA ACTCCTCTATCGGTCCGTGGATGCCAACGCCATCAACCGAGGGCCCATTTACAACTACCGAGTAGAGATCTCCATCTTTTTCGTCAtctacatcatcatcattgccTTCTTCATGATGAACATATTTGTGGGTTTCGTCATCATCACATTTCGAGAGCAAGGAGAGGCGGAATTCAAAAACTGTGAACTCAACAAAAATCAA CGGCAGTGTGTGTACTACGCTCTGAAGGCCCAACCCATAAAGATTTACATCCCCAAAGATCCGTCGCAGCTCAAATTCTGGAGGATCATCAACTCCAGCCAGTTTGAGTACATCATGTTTGTGCTGATTCTGGGAAACACCCTGACTCTGGCTGTTCAG CATTACGAGCAGTCCAAAGGCTTCACCTCCATCATGGACATCCTCAACATGATCTTCACCGTGGTCTTCACCATAGAGATGATCATAAAGCTCCTGGCTCTGCGGGTTCAT CACTATTTCATCGACCCGTGGAATTCCTTTGACGCGTTGATCGTCGTGGGCAGCGTGTTGGATATCGCCGTCTCCGAGTTGAgc GGAGGAGGCGGCCACGGTGAG GGTCCCGGTAAAGGAGAGAGCGGGAAGGTGTCCATCACCTTCTTCCGTCTGTTCCGAGTCTTGAGGTTGGTGAAACTGCTCAGCAAAGGAGAGGGCATTCGGACGCTCCTCTGGACCTTTGTCAAGTCGCTGCAG GCTCTGCCCTACGTCGGCCTGCTCATCGCCATGATCTTTTTCATCTACGCCGTCATCGGCATGCAG ACGTTTGGCAAAGTGGCCATCGACGACGACACGCATATCAACAGAAACTGCAACTTCCAGACTTTCTTCATGGCCGTCCTGGTGCTCTTCAG GTGTGCCACCGGAGAGCAGTGGCAGGAGATCATGCTGGCAGCTCTGCCTGGCAGACGCTGCGACCCGGAGGCCGACACCGAGCCCGGCGAGGAGTTCAACTGCGGCAGCAACTTGTCCTACATCTACTTCATCAGCTTCTTCATGCTCTGCGCTTACCTG ATCATCAACTTGTTCATTGCCGTCATCATGGACAACTTTGAATACCTGACGCGCGACTGGACCGTGCTCGGCACCCACCACCTGGACGAGTTCAAGAGAGTctggtccgactacgatcccgAGGCCAC cGGCCGTATAAAACACATCGACGTCGTCACCatgctgcgaaggattcagccgCCTCTCGGTTTCGGAAAACTGTGTCCCCACCGCGTCGCTTGCAAG AGACTCGTCGCCATGAACGTCCCGCTGCACTCCGACGGGACGGTCACCTTCAGCGCCACCCTGTTTGCTCTCGTGCGAACCTCGCTCAAGATCAAGACCGAAGGTTGGATCTCGTTCGTGTATTCAGAGTCTCGCTCTCCCTCggtgcttttttgttgttgttgtttttttcccacttaCGGGATTTGTTTGTCGTTGTCGCCCGCAGGCCCGATCGACAAGCAGAACGAGGAGCTGAAGCTGATCATCAAGAAGCTGTGGAAGCACACCAGGCCCAAACTCATCGATGAAGTCATTCCTCCCCCTAGAG GGGAGGAGGTGACTTGCGGGAAGTTTTATGCAAGCTTCCTGATTCaggattattttaaaaagtaccgcaagagaaaggagagggagagaaaatccAAAAGGAAGGACAGGGCGGCTTCTCTGCAG CTCGGGCTGCGAACGCTGCAGGATCTGGCTCCGGAGATGCGTCTGGCGATGGCCTGTGAccttgaagaagaggagggcgcGGAAGGAGAGGTGACCGGCGATGATTTGTTCGACAGCGGGCCGGGAACCTCCGCGAGCGTCCCGCTCGCCGGCAACTCGCTGTCGCCCATAAACAAGCTGGTGGAGCAGATTACCGTGCTCATGGAAAACGAGTTCAAGaaagccgaggaggaggaggaggtggtggtggtgacggAGCAGGTGGCGGGCCTGCAGGAGCACCAGAGGCCATGGTCCGAGCTGGCGGGAGTGAGGGTGGTGACAGAGCAGCCTCTGAGGTCTGAAGCCCTGCCCCTCAG GGAGGAACCCATCGATGagttgcctcctcctcctcctcctcctcctcctcccccggagATTGCACCGGATGTAGTGGAAGAACCAGCGGCGGTGGCTGCAACCGCAGAGGAGCAGGTTTGTTGCATTGAGGAGGACGCTGCTGGCGGAGCTCCAGTAGACGG GTACGTGCACCCAGAAGCTGTTTCTCCTTTACCAGCTGAGGCGAGATACAATGAGCTGGGCCTGGAAAGCGGCGTCAGCACTGGCGAGATGCCATATGACAATCGTGACGCCAACGGCTACGCCAACGGATACGGCAACGGCTACGCCGGCAACGGGTACGATGGCGGCAACATGAATGGCGAGAGTGTCACCGAGAGCCCCGCCCCGTACACCTCAAATGGATTTGATGGGAACGGATACGCGGGCGACATGGAAAACGGCAGCATCGTCAGCGCCAACGGCAACGGAAGTGCGATGAATGGAAACGGCAGGGCTTTCGGGGGCTACACTGGGAATGGCTACAACGGAAGCGAGAATGGTACCCAGTTCGTCAGGAGACGGCTGCTTCCTCTCATACCAcaag GTCGAAAGCCGTCCTTTAACCTTCAGTGTCTGAGGCCACAGAGCAGTGTGGACAACCTCCCCATCCCGGGGACCTTCCGTGGGGCCGCACCCCCACTGAGATCCCATATACAC AACCAGCGCAGCCTGGACTCGCGGCCCGGCAGCGCGTCCTCCGTGTCGTCGGCCTCCTGGGTCAACGCGACCGCAGCAGCCGGCGCCGGCCATCTCCCGGGAACGATGCCCGCCTCGGGGCGCCGGGGCAAGCTCGTCTACACCCCCATGATCCTAGTGGACGAAGCCACCGGCAACAGCCAGCCGCTGTGGAGCGACGGCTCTGCCAGCCTCCCCGCGGGCGCCAGGGCGCCCGGCTGGTACCCGGGTCAGACCAGGACCTTCACCAGCATGAGGATGCCACCGGTCGGACAGGGCTTCGTAGACAAAGGCAGCGCGGACAGTCTGGTTGAGTCG ATCCTGATCTCCGAGGGCCTCGGCGTCTACGCCAGGGACCCGAAGTTTGTGAGCTTCGCCAAGCGGGAGATCGCCGAAGCGTGTCACATGAGTCTGGACGACATGGAGAGCGCCGCCACCGACCTCATAGCTCGCGGGGCCAGCCAATCGATGGCTCGCTTTGAGGACGAGCTGGCCGATGAGATGAACTGCGTGATTTCTTACTGA